The following are encoded in a window of Chlorocebus sabaeus isolate Y175 chromosome 22, mChlSab1.0.hap1, whole genome shotgun sequence genomic DNA:
- the IFRD2 gene encoding interferon-related developmental regulator 2 isoform X1 encodes MAWNSPSRRPVWQGGAPREDGGARGVWRPSSGQVSAQRTGRRFAALEPTPTGSLTPRPPRPVPGMPRARKGNTLRKGGQRRGGGARSSAQADSGSSDDEAASEARSITSECPSLLSTTAEDSLGGDVVNEQGQQEDLEEKLKEYVDCLTDKSAKTRQGALESLRLALASRLLPDFLLERRLTLADALEKCLKKGKGEEQALAAAVLGLLCVQLGPGPKGEELFHSLQPLLVSVLSDSTASPAARLHCASALGLGCYVAAADIQDLVSCLACLESVFSRFYGLGSSTTPVVPASLHGLLCAALQAWALLLTICPSTQISHILDRQLPRLPQLLSSESVNLRIAAGETIALLFELARDLEEEFVYEDMEALCSVLRTLATDSNKYRAKADRRRQRSTFRAVLHSVEGGECEEEIVRFGFEVLYMDSWARHRIYTAFKEVLGSGMHHHLQNNELLRDIFGLGPVLVLDATALKACKVPRFEKHLYNAAAFKARTKARSRVRDKRADIL; translated from the exons ATGGCCTGGAACTCGCCTTCCCGGCGACCTGTTTGGCAAGGGGGGGCGCCTCGCGAAGATGGTGGCGCGCGGGGCGTGTGGCGCCCGTCGTCTGGCCAAGTCTCAGCGCAGCGCACCGGCCGGCGTTTCGCTGCCCTGGAGCCCACACCCACCGGGTCCCTGACCCCGCGCCCCCCGCGCCCGGTTCCCGGCATGCCTCGCGCCCGTAAAGGCAACACGCTCCGGAAGGGTGGTCAGCGCCGTGGAGGag GTGCCCGGAGCAGTGCCCAAGCTGACTCGGGTTCCAGTGATGATGAGGCAGCCAGTGAGGCCCGCAGCATCACCAGTGAATGCCCCAGCCTTCTCAGCACCACTGCAGAGGACAGCCTTG GGGGGGATGTCGTGAATGAGCAGGGCCAGCAGGAAGACCTTGAGGAAAAGCTGAAGGAGTATGTGGACTGCCTCACAGACAAGAG TGCCAAGACCCGGCAGGGTGCTCTCGAGAGCCTGCGCCTGGCCCTGGCGTCCCGCCTACTCCCCGACTTCTTGCTGGAGCGCCGCCTCACACTAGCTGATGCCCTGGAAAAGTGCCTCAAGAAAG ggaagggagaggaacaAGCCCTGGCCGCTGCTGTGCTAGGTCTGCTCTGCGTGCAGCTGGGCCCCGGACCCAAGGGTGAGGAGCTGTTCCACagcctgcagcctctgctggtctCTGTGCTCAGTGACAGCACAGCTAGCCCTGCTGCCCGGCTCCAC TGTGCTTCTGCTCTTGGCCTGGGCTGCTACGTGGCTGCTGCCGACATCCAG GACCTGGTCTCTTGCCTTGCCTGCTTAGAAAGTGTTTTCAGCCGGTTCTATGGCTTGGGCAGCTCCACAACTCCTGTGGTTCCTGCCAGCCTGCACGGCCTGCTCTGTGCTGCCCTGCAGGCCTGGGCATTGCTGCTCACCATCTGCCCCAGCACCCAAATCAGCCACATCCTTGACAG GCAGCTGCCCCGGCTGCCCCAGCTCTTGTCCAGTGAAAGTGTGAACCTGCGGATCGCTGCCGGTGAAACCATTGCACTGCTCTTTGAGCTTGCCCGGGACCTTGAG GAGGAGTTTGTTTATGAGGACATGGAGGCCCTCTGCAGTGTCCTGCGCACTCTGGCCACTGACAGTAACAAGTACCGTGCCAAGGCTGATCGCCGGCGCCAGCGCTCTACTTTCCGTGCTGTGCTGCACTCCGTGGAG GGCGGTGAATGTGAAGAAGAGATAGTGCGCTTCGGCTTTGAGGTGCTCTACATGGACAGCTGGGCTCGGCACCGGATCTACACTGCCTTCAAGGAAGTGCTGggttcaggcatgcaccaccacctccAG AACAATGAGCTACTCCGTGACATCTTTGGCCTGGGCCCTGTGCTGGTGCTGGATGCCACTGCCCTGAAGGCCTGCAAGGTTCCACGCTTCGAGAAG CACCTGTACAATGCTGCCGCCTTCAAAGCCCGGACCAAGGCTCGAAGCCGTGTGCGGGACAAGCGGGCAGACATCCTGTGA
- the HYAL3 gene encoding hyaluronidase-3 isoform X1: protein MTMQLGPALVLGVALCLGCGQPLPQVPEHPFSVLWNVPSAHCKARFGVHLPLNALGIIANRDQHFHGQNMTIFYKNQLGLYPYFGPRGTAHNGGIPQALPLDRHLALAAYQIHHSLRPSFAGPAVLDWEEWCPLWAGNWGRRRAYQVASWAWAQQVFPDLDPQEQLYKAYTGFEQAARALMEDTLRMGQALRPHGLWGFYRYPACGNGWHSMASNYTGRCHAATLARNTQLHWLWAASSALFPSIYLPPRLPPAHHQAFVRHRLEEAFRVALVGHQHPLPVLAYVRLTHQRSGRFLSQDDLVQTIGVSAALGAAGVVLWGDLSLSSSEEECWHLHDYLVDTLGPYVINVTRAAMACSHQRCHGHGRCARRDPGQMEAFLHLWPDGSLGDWKSFTCHCYCGWAGPTCQEPRLGPKEAI from the exons ATGACCATGCAACTAGGCCCAGCCCTGGTGCTGGGAGTGGCCCTGTGCCTGGGTTGTGGCCAGCCCCTGCCACAGGTCCCTGAACACCCCTTCTCTGTGCTGTGGAATGTACCCTCAGCACACTGTAAGGCCCGCTTTGGTGTGCACCTGCCACTCAATGCCCTGGGCATCATAGCCAACCGTGACCAGCATTTCCACGGTCAGAACATGACCATTTTCTACAAGAACCAACTCGGCCTCTATCCCTACTTTGGGCCCAGGGGCACAGCTCACAATGGGGGCATCCCCCAGGCTTTGCCCCTTGACCGCCACCTGGCACTGGCTGCCTACCAGATCCATCACAGCCTGAGACCCAGCTTTGCTGGCCCAGCAGTGCTGGATTGGGAGGAGTGGTGTCCACTCTGGGCTGGGAACTGGGGCCGCCGCCGGGCCTATCAGGTAGCTTCTTGGGCTTGGGCACAGCAGGTATTCCCTGACCTGGACCCTCAGGAGCAGCTCTACAAGGCCTATACTGGCTTTGAGCAGGCGGCCCGTGCACTGATGGAGGATACGCTGCGGATGGGCCAGGCACTGCGGCCCCATGGACTCTGGGGCTTCTATCGCTACCCAGCCTGCGGCAATGGCTGGCATAGTATGGCTTCCAACTATACCGGCCGCTGCCATGCAGCCACCCTGGCCCGCAACACTCAACTGCATTGGCTCTGGGCCGCCTCCAGTGCCCTGTTCCCCAGCATCTACCTCCCACCCAGGCTGCCGcctgcccaccaccaggcctttGTCCGACATCGCCTGGAGGAGGCCTTCCGTGTGGCCCTTGTTGGGCACCAACATCCCCTGCCTGTCCTGGCCTATGTCCGCCTCACACACCAGAGATCTGGGAGGTTCCTGTCCCAG GATGACCTTGTGCAGACCATTGGTGTGAGTGCAGCGCTAGGGGCAGCCGGCGTGGTGCTCTGGGGGGATCTGAGCCTCTCCAGCTCTGAG GAGGAGTGCTGGCATCTCCATGACTACCTGGTGGACACCCTGGGCCCCTATGTGATCAATGTGACCAGGGCAGCGATGGCCTGCAGTCACCAGCGGTGCCATGGTCACGGGCGCTGTGCCCGGCGAGATCCAGGACAGATGGAAGCCTTTCTACACCTGTGGCCAGACGGCAGCCTTGGAGATTGGAAGTCCTTCACCTGCCACTGTTACTGCGGCTGGGCTGGCCCCACCTGCCAGGAGCCCAGGCTTGGGCCTAAAGAAGCAATATAA
- the IFRD2 gene encoding interferon-related developmental regulator 2 isoform X2, with the protein MPQPSQHHCRGQPCAKTRQGALESLRLALASRLLPDFLLERRLTLADALEKCLKKGKGEEQALAAAVLGLLCVQLGPGPKGEELFHSLQPLLVSVLSDSTASPAARLHCASALGLGCYVAAADIQDLVSCLACLESVFSRFYGLGSSTTPVVPASLHGLLCAALQAWALLLTICPSTQISHILDRQLPRLPQLLSSESVNLRIAAGETIALLFELARDLEEEFVYEDMEALCSVLRTLATDSNKYRAKADRRRQRSTFRAVLHSVEGGECEEEIVRFGFEVLYMDSWARHRIYTAFKEVLGSGMHHHLQNNELLRDIFGLGPVLVLDATALKACKVPRFEKHLYNAAAFKARTKARSRVRDKRADIL; encoded by the exons ATGCCCCAGCCTTCTCAGCACCACTGCAGAGGACAGCCTTG TGCCAAGACCCGGCAGGGTGCTCTCGAGAGCCTGCGCCTGGCCCTGGCGTCCCGCCTACTCCCCGACTTCTTGCTGGAGCGCCGCCTCACACTAGCTGATGCCCTGGAAAAGTGCCTCAAGAAAG ggaagggagaggaacaAGCCCTGGCCGCTGCTGTGCTAGGTCTGCTCTGCGTGCAGCTGGGCCCCGGACCCAAGGGTGAGGAGCTGTTCCACagcctgcagcctctgctggtctCTGTGCTCAGTGACAGCACAGCTAGCCCTGCTGCCCGGCTCCAC TGTGCTTCTGCTCTTGGCCTGGGCTGCTACGTGGCTGCTGCCGACATCCAG GACCTGGTCTCTTGCCTTGCCTGCTTAGAAAGTGTTTTCAGCCGGTTCTATGGCTTGGGCAGCTCCACAACTCCTGTGGTTCCTGCCAGCCTGCACGGCCTGCTCTGTGCTGCCCTGCAGGCCTGGGCATTGCTGCTCACCATCTGCCCCAGCACCCAAATCAGCCACATCCTTGACAG GCAGCTGCCCCGGCTGCCCCAGCTCTTGTCCAGTGAAAGTGTGAACCTGCGGATCGCTGCCGGTGAAACCATTGCACTGCTCTTTGAGCTTGCCCGGGACCTTGAG GAGGAGTTTGTTTATGAGGACATGGAGGCCCTCTGCAGTGTCCTGCGCACTCTGGCCACTGACAGTAACAAGTACCGTGCCAAGGCTGATCGCCGGCGCCAGCGCTCTACTTTCCGTGCTGTGCTGCACTCCGTGGAG GGCGGTGAATGTGAAGAAGAGATAGTGCGCTTCGGCTTTGAGGTGCTCTACATGGACAGCTGGGCTCGGCACCGGATCTACACTGCCTTCAAGGAAGTGCTGggttcaggcatgcaccaccacctccAG AACAATGAGCTACTCCGTGACATCTTTGGCCTGGGCCCTGTGCTGGTGCTGGATGCCACTGCCCTGAAGGCCTGCAAGGTTCCACGCTTCGAGAAG CACCTGTACAATGCTGCCGCCTTCAAAGCCCGGACCAAGGCTCGAAGCCGTGTGCGGGACAAGCGGGCAGACATCCTGTGA
- the HYAL3 gene encoding hyaluronidase-3 isoform X5 — MLPPAHHQAFVRHRLEEAFRVALVGHQHPLPVLAYVRLTHQRSGRFLSQEECWHLHDYLVDTLGPYVINVTRAAMACSHQRCHGHGRCARRDPGQMEAFLHLWPDGSLGDWKSFTCHCYCGWAGPTCQEPRLGPKEAI; from the exons GCTGCCGcctgcccaccaccaggcctttGTCCGACATCGCCTGGAGGAGGCCTTCCGTGTGGCCCTTGTTGGGCACCAACATCCCCTGCCTGTCCTGGCCTATGTCCGCCTCACACACCAGAGATCTGGGAGGTTCCTGTCCCAG GAGGAGTGCTGGCATCTCCATGACTACCTGGTGGACACCCTGGGCCCCTATGTGATCAATGTGACCAGGGCAGCGATGGCCTGCAGTCACCAGCGGTGCCATGGTCACGGGCGCTGTGCCCGGCGAGATCCAGGACAGATGGAAGCCTTTCTACACCTGTGGCCAGACGGCAGCCTTGGAGATTGGAAGTCCTTCACCTGCCACTGTTACTGCGGCTGGGCTGGCCCCACCTGCCAGGAGCCCAGGCTTGGGCCTAAAGAAGCAATATAA
- the LSMEM2 gene encoding leucine-rich single-pass membrane protein 2 isoform X1 → MPSSAPDCPLFAMPEETQEDSVAPMMPSQSRGPLAPNYVQEVHLHRVESISDLHSGAGTLRPCLTEEARPWNELLSVLPPSLCAHAGCSPVYRRGGFLLLLVLLVLTCLALALLAVYLSVLQSESLRIMAHTLRTQEETLLKLRLASLSQLRRLNSSETQTPS, encoded by the exons ATGCCATCATCGGCCCCCGACTGCCCACTGTTTGCCATGCCTGAGGAGACCCAAGAAG ACTCCGTGGCACCAATGATGCCCAGCCAGAGCAGGGGGCCACTGGCCCCCAACTACGTGCAGGAGGTGCACCTGCATCGGGTGGAGTCCATCAGCGACCTACACAGTGGAG CAGGCACACTGCGCCCTTGTCTGACTGAAGAGGCACGGCCGTGGAATGAGCTGCTGAGCGTTTTGCCGCCATCACTGTGTGCCCACGCTGGCTGCAGCCCTGTGTACAGACGAGGAGGGTTCCTGCTGCTGCTCGTGCTGCTGGTGCTCACTTGCCTGGCGCTGGCACTCCTGGCTGTCTACCTGAGTG TGCTGCAGAGCGAATCCCTGCGCATCATGGCACACACACTCCGCACGCAGGAGGAGACGCTACTCAAACTCCGCCTGGCCAGCCTCAGCCAGCTTCGGAGGCTCAACTCCAGTGAGACCCAAACACCCAGCTGA
- the HYAL3 gene encoding hyaluronidase-3 isoform X3: MEDTLRMGQALRPHGLWGFYRYPACGNGWHSMASNYTGRCHAATLARNTQLHWLWAASSALFPSIYLPPRLPPAHHQAFVRHRLEEAFRVALVGHQHPLPVLAYVRLTHQRSGRFLSQDDLVQTIGVSAALGAAGVVLWGDLSLSSSEEECWHLHDYLVDTLGPYVINVTRAAMACSHQRCHGHGRCARRDPGQMEAFLHLWPDGSLGDWKSFTCHCYCGWAGPTCQEPRLGPKEAI, from the exons ATGGAGGATACGCTGCGGATGGGCCAGGCACTGCGGCCCCATGGACTCTGGGGCTTCTATCGCTACCCAGCCTGCGGCAATGGCTGGCATAGTATGGCTTCCAACTATACCGGCCGCTGCCATGCAGCCACCCTGGCCCGCAACACTCAACTGCATTGGCTCTGGGCCGCCTCCAGTGCCCTGTTCCCCAGCATCTACCTCCCACCCAGGCTGCCGcctgcccaccaccaggcctttGTCCGACATCGCCTGGAGGAGGCCTTCCGTGTGGCCCTTGTTGGGCACCAACATCCCCTGCCTGTCCTGGCCTATGTCCGCCTCACACACCAGAGATCTGGGAGGTTCCTGTCCCAG GATGACCTTGTGCAGACCATTGGTGTGAGTGCAGCGCTAGGGGCAGCCGGCGTGGTGCTCTGGGGGGATCTGAGCCTCTCCAGCTCTGAG GAGGAGTGCTGGCATCTCCATGACTACCTGGTGGACACCCTGGGCCCCTATGTGATCAATGTGACCAGGGCAGCGATGGCCTGCAGTCACCAGCGGTGCCATGGTCACGGGCGCTGTGCCCGGCGAGATCCAGGACAGATGGAAGCCTTTCTACACCTGTGGCCAGACGGCAGCCTTGGAGATTGGAAGTCCTTCACCTGCCACTGTTACTGCGGCTGGGCTGGCCCCACCTGCCAGGAGCCCAGGCTTGGGCCTAAAGAAGCAATATAA
- the LSMEM2 gene encoding leucine-rich single-pass membrane protein 2 isoform X2 yields MPSSAPDCPLFAMPEETQEDSVAPMMPSQSRGPLAPNYVQEVHLHRVESISDLHSGGTLRPCLTEEARPWNELLSVLPPSLCAHAGCSPVYRRGGFLLLLVLLVLTCLALALLAVYLSVLQSESLRIMAHTLRTQEETLLKLRLASLSQLRRLNSSETQTPS; encoded by the exons ATGCCATCATCGGCCCCCGACTGCCCACTGTTTGCCATGCCTGAGGAGACCCAAGAAG ACTCCGTGGCACCAATGATGCCCAGCCAGAGCAGGGGGCCACTGGCCCCCAACTACGTGCAGGAGGTGCACCTGCATCGGGTGGAGTCCATCAGCGACCTACACAGTGGAG GCACACTGCGCCCTTGTCTGACTGAAGAGGCACGGCCGTGGAATGAGCTGCTGAGCGTTTTGCCGCCATCACTGTGTGCCCACGCTGGCTGCAGCCCTGTGTACAGACGAGGAGGGTTCCTGCTGCTGCTCGTGCTGCTGGTGCTCACTTGCCTGGCGCTGGCACTCCTGGCTGTCTACCTGAGTG TGCTGCAGAGCGAATCCCTGCGCATCATGGCACACACACTCCGCACGCAGGAGGAGACGCTACTCAAACTCCGCCTGGCCAGCCTCAGCCAGCTTCGGAGGCTCAACTCCAGTGAGACCCAAACACCCAGCTGA
- the HYAL3 gene encoding hyaluronidase-3 isoform X4 — protein MLPPAHHQAFVRHRLEEAFRVALVGHQHPLPVLAYVRLTHQRSGRFLSQDDLVQTIGVSAALGAAGVVLWGDLSLSSSEEECWHLHDYLVDTLGPYVINVTRAAMACSHQRCHGHGRCARRDPGQMEAFLHLWPDGSLGDWKSFTCHCYCGWAGPTCQEPRLGPKEAI, from the exons GCTGCCGcctgcccaccaccaggcctttGTCCGACATCGCCTGGAGGAGGCCTTCCGTGTGGCCCTTGTTGGGCACCAACATCCCCTGCCTGTCCTGGCCTATGTCCGCCTCACACACCAGAGATCTGGGAGGTTCCTGTCCCAG GATGACCTTGTGCAGACCATTGGTGTGAGTGCAGCGCTAGGGGCAGCCGGCGTGGTGCTCTGGGGGGATCTGAGCCTCTCCAGCTCTGAG GAGGAGTGCTGGCATCTCCATGACTACCTGGTGGACACCCTGGGCCCCTATGTGATCAATGTGACCAGGGCAGCGATGGCCTGCAGTCACCAGCGGTGCCATGGTCACGGGCGCTGTGCCCGGCGAGATCCAGGACAGATGGAAGCCTTTCTACACCTGTGGCCAGACGGCAGCCTTGGAGATTGGAAGTCCTTCACCTGCCACTGTTACTGCGGCTGGGCTGGCCCCACCTGCCAGGAGCCCAGGCTTGGGCCTAAAGAAGCAATATAA
- the HYAL3 gene encoding hyaluronidase-3 isoform X2 — protein sequence MTMQLGPALVLGVALCLGCGQPLPQVPEHPFSVLWNVPSAHCKARFGVHLPLNALGIIANRDQHFHGQNMTIFYKNQLGLYPYFGPRGTAHNGGIPQALPLDRHLALAAYQIHHSLRPSFAGPAVLDWEEWCPLWAGNWGRRRAYQVASWAWAQQVFPDLDPQEQLYKAYTGFEQAARALMEDTLRMGQALRPHGLWGFYRYPACGNGWHSMASNYTGRCHAATLARNTQLHWLWAASSALFPSIYLPPRLPPAHHQAFVRHRLEEAFRVALVGHQHPLPVLAYVRLTHQRSGRFLSQEECWHLHDYLVDTLGPYVINVTRAAMACSHQRCHGHGRCARRDPGQMEAFLHLWPDGSLGDWKSFTCHCYCGWAGPTCQEPRLGPKEAI from the exons ATGACCATGCAACTAGGCCCAGCCCTGGTGCTGGGAGTGGCCCTGTGCCTGGGTTGTGGCCAGCCCCTGCCACAGGTCCCTGAACACCCCTTCTCTGTGCTGTGGAATGTACCCTCAGCACACTGTAAGGCCCGCTTTGGTGTGCACCTGCCACTCAATGCCCTGGGCATCATAGCCAACCGTGACCAGCATTTCCACGGTCAGAACATGACCATTTTCTACAAGAACCAACTCGGCCTCTATCCCTACTTTGGGCCCAGGGGCACAGCTCACAATGGGGGCATCCCCCAGGCTTTGCCCCTTGACCGCCACCTGGCACTGGCTGCCTACCAGATCCATCACAGCCTGAGACCCAGCTTTGCTGGCCCAGCAGTGCTGGATTGGGAGGAGTGGTGTCCACTCTGGGCTGGGAACTGGGGCCGCCGCCGGGCCTATCAGGTAGCTTCTTGGGCTTGGGCACAGCAGGTATTCCCTGACCTGGACCCTCAGGAGCAGCTCTACAAGGCCTATACTGGCTTTGAGCAGGCGGCCCGTGCACTGATGGAGGATACGCTGCGGATGGGCCAGGCACTGCGGCCCCATGGACTCTGGGGCTTCTATCGCTACCCAGCCTGCGGCAATGGCTGGCATAGTATGGCTTCCAACTATACCGGCCGCTGCCATGCAGCCACCCTGGCCCGCAACACTCAACTGCATTGGCTCTGGGCCGCCTCCAGTGCCCTGTTCCCCAGCATCTACCTCCCACCCAGGCTGCCGcctgcccaccaccaggcctttGTCCGACATCGCCTGGAGGAGGCCTTCCGTGTGGCCCTTGTTGGGCACCAACATCCCCTGCCTGTCCTGGCCTATGTCCGCCTCACACACCAGAGATCTGGGAGGTTCCTGTCCCAG GAGGAGTGCTGGCATCTCCATGACTACCTGGTGGACACCCTGGGCCCCTATGTGATCAATGTGACCAGGGCAGCGATGGCCTGCAGTCACCAGCGGTGCCATGGTCACGGGCGCTGTGCCCGGCGAGATCCAGGACAGATGGAAGCCTTTCTACACCTGTGGCCAGACGGCAGCCTTGGAGATTGGAAGTCCTTCACCTGCCACTGTTACTGCGGCTGGGCTGGCCCCACCTGCCAGGAGCCCAGGCTTGGGCCTAAAGAAGCAATATAA